From Gigantopelta aegis isolate Gae_Host chromosome 11, Gae_host_genome, whole genome shotgun sequence, the proteins below share one genomic window:
- the LOC121385225 gene encoding proteasome subunit alpha type-2-like, with translation MTERYSFSLTTFSPSGKLVQIEYALAAVGAGAPSVGIKAVNGVVLATEKKQKSILYDEHSIHKIEMLTKNIGMVYSGMGPDYRVLVRRARKLAQQYYLTYCEEIPTAQLVQRVATVMQEFTQSGGVRPFGVSLLLAGWDEEDDSPYLYQCDPSGAYFAWKATAMGKNHINGKTFLEKRYSDNLELEDAIHIAILTLKESFEGVMTEDNIEIGICKNDGFRRLQPTEIKDYLASIS, from the exons ATGACTGAACGATACAGCTTTTCGTTAACAACTTTTAG TCCGTCGGGCAAGTTGGTGCAGATAGAATATGCACTGGCTGCTGTTGGAGCTGGGGCCCCATCGGTTGGAATTAAAG CGGTGAATGGTGTTGTGTTGGCGACGGAGAAGAAACAGAAATCCATCCTGTATGATGAACACAGCATCCACAAAATTGAGATGTTGACGAAGAACATCGGTATGGTCTACAGTGGAATGGGGCCCGACTACAG AGTTTTGGTTCGAAGGGCTCGTAAGCTGGCTCAGCAGTATTACCTGACGTACTGTGAGGAGATTCCTACCGCCCAGCTAGTTCAACGAGTAGCAACTGTGATGCAGGAGTTCACCCAGTCAGG agGTGTCCGTCCCTTTGGTGTATCACTGCTGCTGGCAGGGTGGGATGAAGAGGATGATTCTCCTTACCTCTACCAGTGTGACCCTTCT GGTGCATACTTTGCATGGAAAGCTACTGCAATGGGTAAAAATCACATTAATGGAAAGACTTTCTTGGAAAAGAG ATACAGTGATAACCTGGAGCTGGAAGATGCAATACATATAGCCATTCTGACGCTGAAGGAGAGTTTCGAGGGCGTCATGACGGAAGACAACATAGAGATAGGAATCTGTAAAAACGACGGCTTCCGACGACTGCAGCCCACGGAGATCAAAGACTACCTCGCCTCCATATCATAA